The genomic DNA TCAGGTGGCTGTGACCGGCGTGGACCATCCGCGCGCTGAACCCGTCCCAGCCGTCCGGCAAGGCCGGATCGACCGCGACCCGGTCGCCACCGACCAGCGTGATGCCAAGGATCCCCTCGACCGCCGCGCGGTAGAGCCAGCTGGCCGATCCGGTGTACCACGTCCAGCCACCCCGCCCGGTGCGCGGACCGGCCCCGTAGACGTCGGCGGCCACGACGTAAGGCTCCACCCGGTAGCGCGCGACCGCGTCCGGTGTGTGGGTGTGACTGATCGGGTTGATGAGGTCGAACATCGCCAGCGCCTCTGTCCCGCGGCCTGACCGGCCCAGCGCATGCACGACCCATGTGGCCGCGTGGGTATATTGCCCGCCATTTTCGCGTACGCCGGGTGGATAACCCTTGATATAGCCGGGCTCGCGGTCGGTCTCCTCGAACGGCGGGGTGAACAGGCGCAGCAGGCCGTCGTCGCGGTCAGCAAGGCTTTCCATCACCGAATCCAGCGCCTGACGCGCCCGGTCGGGATCGCCCGCACCGGAAATCGCAGCCCAGGATTGCGCGATGGAGTCGATCCGACATTCCGCACTGTCCCGAGAGCCGAGCGGCGTGCCGTCGTCGTAATAGGCCCGCCTGTACCACGCGCCGTCCCAGCCCGCACCTTCCAAGGCGGCCAGCAGGCTGGCGCGATGGTCGCGCAAGGCGGTCACGCGGGCGCTGTCGCCCCGCGCCTCTGCCAGCGGCAGGAAGGCGTCGAGGGTCGCCATCAGGAACCAGCCCAGCCAGACGCTTTCGCCCTGACCGCCCTCGCCCACGCGGTTCATCCCGTCGTTCCAGTCGCCGCCCAGCATCAAGGGCAGGCCGTGCGGCCCGGTGCGCTTGATCGCCAACTCCAGCGCCAGCGCGCAATGCTCGTAAAGCGGCGCCTGATGCGCGGACCGCTCTGGCGTGTAGAAGGCATCGTGCGCGCCGTCTTCGAGTGTTGCCCCTTCGACGAAGTGCAGCGCCTCGTCCAGCACGCTTCGGTCGCCCGTCATCGTGACATAGCGCGCGGTGATATGCGCCAGCCAGACCACGTCGTCGGAGATCGTCGTCCGCACCCCCGCCCCGCTACGCGGCAGCCACCAGTGCTGCACGTCGCCTTCGGCAAACTGACGGCTGGCGGCGTTCAGAATCTGGTCCCGCGCCAGCCCCGGGTTTTGCAGGATCAACGCAGAGGTATCCTGCAACTGATCCCTGAATCCGTAGGCACCGGAGGCCTGATAGAAGGCGCTCCGCGCCCGGATGCGGCAGGTCAGCGACTGATAGGGCAGCCATGTGTTGACCATCAGGTTCATCTGCGGGTCCGGCGTGTCGATCTGCAGATGGCCGAGGAAATCGGACCATTCCGCCTGCGCCGCATCCAGCGCCTGCGACACCGCATCTGCGGCCCGCGCGCGGTCCAGCACATCGCCGATTTCGGTCTCTTCCGCGTCGGCGAGGATGAAGGTGACCTGTCGCGCCGCGTTCTGCGGTACGGTGACGGCGACACGTGCCGCGAGGCAGGGATCACCGCCGGTGTCACCCGCTTGCGGCCAGGCGAGCAGTGCTGCAGGCCGCGCCGGATTGCCATTGCGCCCCAGATAGGCACCGCGGGACACTGTCGTCGCCTGCAGCGGCAGGCTGGCGGCCAATGCCGTGACGCGGCCGGTGATGCCGGTGCCGTAGGCATTACGCCCGACGACCGCGTTCAGCGCCGCATCGCGCCCCGCGCGGATCACCTGCGCCGTGCGGCCCCGGTTGTTGCCCAGCACCAGATCGACACAGGCGATCACGTTCAGCCGCAAGGGCTGCGCCCCCCGGTGGCGCAGGGTCAGCGCGGTCAGGCGGGCGGGTGCGCCCGGCACGAGGGTCATGACCGCCTCGGCCTCGATCCAGTCGGTCCAGACCCGGAAGGTGGATTTGCCCAGCCCGTGCCGCGCCTCGTGGATCGCGTGGGGATCGTCCGACAGCGCCGCGAAGGGCGAGATCACCCGCCCCGTCGCGGGGTCGTGGATCAGGATCGCCTCGCCGGGGCGGTTGCTGACGGGATCGTTGCTCCACGGTGTGATCTGGTAGTCGCGGGAGTTGACGGACCATGTGAAGGCCGCCCCGCCGGCCGAGACGTGGAACCCGAAATCCTCGTGCGCGATGACGTTGATCCACGGATGCGGCGTGCGTTCGCCGTGGCGCATCCGCACGACATATTCCAGCCCGTCAGCCGAGAATCCCCCAGTGCCGTTCCACATCCGCAGATCCTCTTGCGGAAAGTCGGGCGTGCGCCGGTGCAGCGGAGGCAGCTTTGCCGGCAGTGCGATGGCGGGCGGCAGGACGCTTTCGCCCGGCACCAGCAGCCGCGCGAACTGCTCGCTCAGCTTGCCGTTGCGGGTGTGCAGCACGATGCGGGCGGTGGCCATCAGCGTCTGATATGTCTGGTCAGAGATCTGGTCACGCCTGACCGGGAACACCGTCCGCCGCGCGGGGTCGAGGTGCCCGGCACGCGCCGCCATGTCGCACATGTTCTGGATCGCCGATTGCAGGTCCTGCGTGTAGGACGAGCGACGCTCGTTCAGGATCACCAGATCGGCCTGCAGCCCGTGCATCCGCAGATAATCCGCCAGCCGGATCGCCTTGCGCACGATTTCAAGGTCCGCCTCGTCATCGGTGCGCAGCAGCATGATCGGGTGATCGCCGGACAGCCCCATGGGCCAGAGCGTATCTTGCGGGCCGACCGCATCGCGCAGCCCCGCGTCCTGAATCGCCAGCCGCGCGTCGGGCCACAGCAGCCCTGCGGCGGCTTGCCGGAACAGCGCGGCCTCGGCCAAGGAAATCGCCGCGTGGCGCAGTTGCACCTGACTCATGCTCCATGACATCCGGTCCTCGTGGGCAAAGATGTCGTCCTGCCGGTGGTGCAGGATCGCGTGGTCCAGTTCCTCTGCCGTTTCGGCCACCAGCGTCCAGTAGGTCAGCATCACGGCCTTGCCGGGCGGGATCGTGACCTGCCGGCGGATCGCAAAGATCGGGTCGAGCGTGAAGCCGTCCGCCCCGCCCAGCCGTGCGCCTGCATCAAAAGCCGCCGCGTTGCCCAGATCGCGGCCCCGTCCGATGAAGGCGCGGCGGTCGGTTTCCGCCTGCGCGGGCCTGCGGTCGGCGGCCCCCGCCAGCAGATGCGCCATGTGCACCACCCGGTCGCCGGCGGCGCGCGGGTTGCGGAAGGCGGTGATGGTGCGGCCGTCGTCGCGGATCGCGGTCTTGACGAACATCTTGGAAAACGCCGGGTGCGCGATATCGGCGTCGGCGCGGTCCAGCACGATCTCGCCGTAGCTTGTGACCTCGATGGTGCGGCTGCGGGTCGTGGTGTTGCGCAGGGACAGGCGGCGGCCCTCGCCCATGGCTTCGGTGGCGACAATGACCTCCATCAGGCTGTCGATGCCGTGGGCGGATTTGGCGAATTCCGCCTTGTGATCGGAAAAGACGGCCCGTGCCGTCTCGCCATGGGCGGCGCGCGGCGTCGTGGTCGCCGACCACCAGTCGTTCGAGGCCAGATCACGCAGGAACAGGAAACTGCCGCCGGTATCCACGGTCGGATCGGGCCGCCAGCGGGTGATCGCAATGTCGTTCAGCCACAGCGGGCCGGCACCGGTGCCCGACACCAGCGACGACAGCCGCCCGTTGGACAGCAGCGCCACCATGGGCGTGTCGGTCGCGGGGCTGTCCGACATGGTGACGGTCGAGGCATCGCCATCCATATCGGGCAGGCGCGGCTCCAACTCTCCCCCCCGGGTGACGGGGATGATTTCGCGGGGGGCCTTTTCCTGCAGCAGCAGTTCGGCGGCCTTGATGACCGGGTCGGCGTGGAACCGGTCGCGGTGGATGCCGTCGAGGATGACGTTCGCGATCGCGACGATCGACATGCCGTGGTGATGCGCCATGACGTTGCGCACGACGACGCAGGTCTGCCCTTCGGGCATCCGGGTCGCGGTAAAGTCGATGGCGTCGAAATAGCCGTAGGGCCCGAACGCCCCCAGCCGGTCCAGCCGGGCAAGGTTCTGCACCGCCGCGGCCGGGTTGATCTGGGCGGCCATCAGCGTGGCATAGGGGGCCACGACGTGATCGCTGCTTTGCATCCGCTTGAGCGCGAGGTGCGGCACGCCGAAGGCATAATACTGATAGTTCATGTCCCGGTCGCGGGCGGAGAACGCGCTTTCCGACACGCCCCACGGCAGGTTCAGGCTGCGCCCGTATTGCATCTGCGCGCGCACGGCCTGCGTGTTTGCCCCGTTCAGGATGCCGCCCATGCGTTCGTGCATCACCAGCGGCGGCATCAGGTATTCGAACATCGACCCCGACCACGACAGCAAGGCGCTGTGGGTGCCGATGCTGGTGACGGGACGGCCCAGCCGCAGCCAGTGCGCGGTGGGAACGTCGCCCTTGGCGATGGCAAAAAGGCTCGCCAGACGCGCCTCTGACGCGAGCAGGTCATAGCAGCTGTCGTCCAGTTCGCGGCTGTCGGGCCGATAGCCGATCGACAGGAGGCGCTTTTCGGGGTTCAGCAGCATGGCAAAGTCCATCTCGAACGCCAGCTTGCGCACACGTTCGGCCAAGGCGCCGACGGTGCGGATCAGATCGCTGCGCGACAGCCCGCCCTCGCCGGTGTCGCCCACGATCTGGTCGCAGTTCGCGCGCAGGGCCTGCGCCCACCACAGGACCTCTGCGGTTTCCGCACGGTCGGATTCGCCGTGGAAATCCGCAGCCAGCCGGGCGATGTCGGCGGCGATCAGCGTCAGGTTCAGCGCCCGCAAGGTCGCCAGTTGCGGTTCCGCCATATAGGCCGCGTGACTGCGGCCGAACCCTTCGATCAACTGATCCAGCCTGCGGCGCATGGGGCGCAGGGTGCGGCGGTCGTCGGGCACATGGGCCAGCCGTTCCACCAGCACCGCCAGCGTATCGCCGATGCCGCACAGATTGCCCTGCGCATGCACGCTGGGGTTATCCGCCCAGGCCCGCAGCGCGGAGGAGAGTGCGATCAGATGTCCCGCAAGATTGCCGCTGTCGACCGCAGAGATATAGCGCGGGTGCAGCACCGACAGATCGCGCGTGTCGTACCAGTTGAACAGGTGGCCCTTGAAACGCTCCATCCGTTCCAGCGTGGTGACGGTCCGTTCGATCCGGCCCAGCGCGTCGGTCTGCCCGATCCAGCCCAGATCGCGGGCCGACAGCACGGACAGAAGATACAGGCCGATATTGGTCGGAGAGGTCCGCTCCGCCACCTTGGGCGCGGGATCGTCCTGATAATTGTCGGGCGGCAGGTGATGCGTGGCCTCGGTCACGAAGGTTTCGAAATAGCGCCATGTCGTGCGCGCAACGCGGCGCAGGGTGGCGGCCTCCTGTGGCGAGACGACCAAACGGTCCTCCGTCTCCATCGAGCGAGAGACGGCATGCGCCACGCCGGGGGCCGCGATCCAGCAGAAGCATATCAAGGCTGCGGGCGCCCAGGCGGCGGGGTTCAGCAGCAGGGTCAGGACAAAGGCCACGACACCGATGATCGGCGATGCCGCCATCCGCTGCCACCACGCGCGCCGGCTGCGGTTGGCCCCCGCCTGGACCTGCTGCGCCGTGCGCCATTCCAGCATGTGCCGCCGGGTGACACCCAGCCGCCAAATGGTCCGCGCGATTGCATCGACCGCGTTGCTGGCCTGATGCGCCATGAAGATCAGGCGCAGGCCGATCTCGCTGCCCCGGGCGCCCAGATCCTGCGCGATCCGCGTCAGGTGGCGCCCCACCGCGACGCCCGGTTGCGACGGCACCAGCCCCAGCGGCACCGTCATCAGCGGCATGAAGAACAGCGTGACGATCAGCGTCAGCATCCACAGCCAGACGCTCGCGGCGGGCAGCACCAGCCAGCCCAGCACGACCGACAGCACCCATGCGGGCGGCACCAGCGACCGGCGCAGGTTATCCACCATCTTCAGCCGCCCCAGCCCGCCGATGCCGTTGCGGGGATCGAGGATGAACGGCAGCAGCTGCCAGTCGCCCCGGATCCAGCGGTGCTGCCGCGACACGTCCACGTCGTAGCGGACGGGATAATCCTCGACCACCTGCACGTCGGTCGCCAGCGCCGCGCGGGCAAGGTTGCCTTCGATCAAATCATGGCTCAGCACCGTGTTTTCGGGGAACCGGCCCGACATGGCGGCGTCGAAGGCGCGGACGTCATAGATGCCCTTGCCGGTGAACGACCCCTGATCCAGCAGATCCTGATAAAGGTCGGACACGGTAAAGACGTAAGGGTCCATGCCCCGCCCGGCCGAGAACACCTTCTGAAAGACCGATGCGTCCTCTCCTGTCGTCAGCGACGGGGTGACGCGGGGCTGCATCAGGGCGTGACCGGCGGTGACGATGCCGCTGTCGGGGTCGGTGACCGGCATGTTGACCGGGTGCATCATCTTGCCGACGAGGGCGGCAATCGTGCCGCGCGGCAGGCGCGTGTCACTGTCCAGCGTCACGACATAGCGGATACCCAGCGGCGGGCGCGGGCTGATGTCCATGAACGTCGTCTCGCCGGTGCCCAGCAGCAGGGCGTTCAGTTCCGCGAGCTTGCCGCGCTTGCGTTCCCACCCCATCCAGATGCGGTCCACATCGTTCCAGATCCGGTTGCGGTGCACCAGGTAGAACCGCCGCCCGACGTGGGCGTAACGCGCGGCCAGCGCGTCGATCTCGGCCAGCGCGTGGTCGAGGATGCGGCGATCCTCGGACGATTCCTCTTGTGCCGAATCGGGCCAGTCGGTGACCAGCGCGAAATCCACGGCGCCGTCGGGGTTCGCCAGATAATGCAGTTCCAGCAGCCGCACCGCGTCGTCGACGCTGTCCAGATCGCCGATCAGGGTGGGGACGGCGACCAGCGTGCGGGCGTCATCGGGGATGCCAGCGTCATAATCATAGGCGGGCAACCGGGTGACCGGCACGAGCCGCGCGCCCACAAGGTTCACGATGCCCATCGCGGCCTCTGACACGGTCAGCAGCGACAGGACAAAGAACAGCGCCTCGATGATCCACGGCAGAGTGTCCGGTAGCAGCGCCGTGACGCCCCATGCGATGGCGATGGTCAGCACCAGCGCGGGCACGAAGATGCCAAGCCAGTCCGCCCGCCGCACCTGCGCCAGCCCCCGTTCGCGCCACGTCGCGCGGTAACCGCAGGCGGCGTGGAAGGCGGCCGCATCGCGTCCGACCAGCAGATGACCCACCAGCCGGTCCTGCGCCATCGCGATGGCCCGCAGCGCCACGTCGCTTTCGCTCAGGTCCGACCGGTGCGCGATCCGTTCGATGGTATCGCGGTAATCGTTGCGCGTGGCCCGGTCGAGGCGGGGAAAATCCTCGGTCTCGCGCAGAATCTCGTCCACGCGGCTGACATCCTCGAACCATGTGGTCCAGTTCGTCTCGTCCAGCCGCCGCATGCTGCGGATCACGTTGCCGATGGCCACGTTGGCCGCCGACTGGCGCGCGTGTTCGTGCTGCAGCACCTGCGCGCTGTCGGTCCCCTGCGCGTCCAGCGTCATTTCCAGCCGGGCCAGCGCATCGTCCGCTGCCTGACTGCCATCGCGCAGCCGGTAGAGAAGCTGCGCCGCAAACGCCTCTGAAATCGGGCGGTCGGGACCAAAGGGCCAGTCGGCGCCGTCCCCCGGCGTCAGCCGGTCGGCCAGCGTGTTCGCGGCCACCCGGTCCGCGCGCGCCGCATTCACCCGGTCGGAAATCCGGCGCAGGTTTTCCAGCAGCACGAAGCGCAGCATCGCGGGAATCGCCCAGATCTCGCCGATGGTGAGAACCCGGTGTTCCTGGTAGCCGCGCGCCATGGCGGTCAGCGTCTCGGTGTGAAAATCCGAATTGCCCAGCGCCACATACCGCCAGGCAAAGGCCAGCACGGCCGGGACATCACCCTGCCCGTCCAGCGTGACCTGCGGCAGCTTGTGGTAATAGCGCGGAACAAGGTCGCGCTTGAGGTGGCGAAAGCTTTCCTCGACCACGTAATGATTGTCGATCAGCCATTCGGCGGCGGGGGTGACCAACTCTCCGGTCCGGGTCGCGGCGAGGATGTCGGAGTAGTTTGCAAGCAGCGCCGCCTTGTTGGCGCCCAGCCGCGCCGGGTAGGCGAAGGGCGCGAACCCCACCAGATGCACGGGGCTTTCCTGCGCGAGTGCGGTCCCGGGTCCGGCGTAACCCGCCTCTGCCCCCGACTCACGCCTGATGATCCCCAGCGCAGCCGGGTGACCTTCTCCGTCGCGTACAACGCGCATAACACTATCCGATAAGAGGACCGCAACTGGCGGTCGCAGTATTCAAACGCCGCGGCAGACCCGCCTGTTCCGACCCCATGCTGCAACTGCGAACCTTTTCGGGCGCCGGGGGGCGGTCACGGCAGAAAACTGCCGCCCGGACTGCGGGACGCACTGGCACCGCGCGGCCTGTCGCGTCATACGCGTGTCATACGCTTGCGCAACGCTCCCCTCATGGAGGCTTCAACATGAAAATCGCAATTCTTGGCGGCGACGGCTTCGTCGGCTGGCCCACCACCCTTCATCTGTCCGATCAGGGCCACGAGGTGCATGTCGTCGACAACCTCTCGCGCCGCTGGATCGACGCGGAATTGGGGGTGCAGTCCCTGACGCCGATGGATTCCATTCAGGAACGCTGCCGCATCTGGCGCGACCTGACGGGCCGCAAGATCAATTTCCACCTGCTGGATCTGGCACAGGAATACGAACGGCTGAAAGCGTGGCTGGGCGATCACAAGCCCGACGTCGTGATCCACTTTGCCGAGCAACGCGCCGCCCCCTATTCGATGAAGACCGACCGTCACAAGGTCTATACCGTCAACAACAACATCAACGCGACGCACAACCTGCTGGCCGCGCTTGTGGAAACCGGCATCGACGCGCATGTGATCCACCTCGGCACCATGGGCGTCTACGGGTATTCGAGCGTCGGTGCGCCGATCCCCGAAGGCTACCTCGATGTGCAGATCGACACGCCGACCGGCCCGAAGGAGCAGGAGATCCTTTATCCCACCAAGCCCGGTTCGGTCTATCACATGACCAAGAGCATGGATCAGATCCTGTTCCAGTTCTACGCGCAGAACGACGGCCTGCGGATCACCGACCTGCATCAGGGCATCGTCTGGGGCACCCATACGACGCAGACCCGGATGCACGACCAGCTGATCAACCGGTTCGATTACGACGGCGACTATGGCACCGTGCTGAACCGCTTCCTGATCCAGGCCGCCATCGGCTATCCGCTGACCGTGCATGGCACCGGCGGGCAGACGCGGGCGTTCATCCACATTCAGGATTCGGTCCGCTGCATCGAGCTTGCGATGGGTGACGCGCCCAAGGTCGGCGACCGCGTGCGCATCTTCAACCAGATGACCGAAACCCACCGGGTCCGCGATTTAGCAAAACTGATCGCCGACCAGACCGGGGCGCAGGTGATGAACCTGCCCAACCCCCGCAAGGAAGCCGCCGAGAACGACCTGATCGTGGAAAACGCGCAGTTCCTCGCCCTTGGCCTGAACCCCACGACGCTGGCCGAAGGCCTGCTGACCGAGGTGGTCGAGGTCGCGCGCAAGTATGCCCACCGCATCGACCGCAGCCGCGTGCCCGCCGTGTCCGCCTGGACCCGCGATCTGGCCGACAAGGTCGAACGCGATCCCGAAGGCAAGAAGCTGCGCGCCGTCTGATGGGCTACGCCTACGTCACCCTCGTCACCAACGCGGATTTCGCGTTGGGGGCGCGGGCGCTGGTCCGGTCTTTGTCCCTGACGGGCACGGAGGCCGACCTCGTCGTGATGCACACGGGCGGCGTGGCGGCAGAGGCACTGGCGCCCCTGACCGCCCTCGGCGCGGTGTTGGTGCCGGTCGATCTGCTGGACACCTCTGACGCCTTCAACGCTGCCCACGACCGCGCCACGCTGCACGGGCGCGTGCCCTTCACCAAGGGTAACAAGCCCGCCTTCCACACGCCGCTCGACAACTTCGCCAAGCTGCGGCTGTGGCAACTGCCCTATGACCGAGTCGTGTTCCTTGACGCCGATACGCTGGTCTTGCGCAACTGCGACAAGCTGTTCGACTATCCCGAATTCTGCGCTGCGCCCAACGTCTACGAGGGCCTTGCCGATTTCCGCCGCATGAACTCCGGCGTGTTCACCGCCCGGCCCGATCCGGCGACCTTTGCCGCGATGATGACGGTGCTGGATGCGCCCGGTGCCTTCTGGCCCCGCACGGATCAGAGCTTTTTGCAGGCGTTCTATCCCGACTGGCACGGGCTGCCGGTTTTTTACAACATGCTGCAATACGTCTGGTTCGCGATGCCCGCCCTGTGGCACTGGCCCGATATCCACGTCCTTCATTACCAATATGAAAAACCGTGGCAGACCGACCATCCCAAGGCCGCGGACCTCGCGCCCCTGATCGCCCTTTGGCAGGCCTACGCCGGTGACGGGCCGGTGCCAGACGTGGCCACCCTGCCCGGCCCCGCATGAAGGTCGCGCTGACCGGGGCAACGGGGCGCGTGGGTCATGCCATCGCGGCACATCTGGTGGCGCAGGGTCATCAGGTCACGACACTGGGCCGCAGCGCCTTGCCGGGCATGGCGCATGTGACGTGGGACCTGTCGCAGCCGCCGCCGGACCTGACCGGTCAGGACGCACTGGTCCATGCGGCCTTCGCCCACGTCGCGGGCAAGTATCGCGGTGGAGAGGGTGACGATCCCGCGACCTTTCGCGCCCTGAATCTGGACGGCACCCTACGGCTTTTCCAGCAGGCCCGCGACGTGGACGTGGGCCGCATCCTCTTCCTGTCCTCCCGCGCGGTCTTTGACGGTTATCCCGCAGGGACGGCTTTGCCCGATGGCCTGCCCGCCCGCGCCGACAGCCTCTATGGCCAGCTCAAGGCGGAGGCGGAGGCGTGGCTCGCGGCACAGACCGGCCTCGCCACCGCCAGCCTGCGCGCCACCGGCGTCTACGGCCCCGGCGCCCCCGGCCAGCCGCACAAGTGGGCGGACCTCTTCGCGGGCTACGCCAAAGGCCGGACCCCGCCCCCGCGCGTCGGGTCGGAGGTGCATGCAGGCGACCTTGCCGCCGCCGTCGACCTCTTGCTGTCAGCCCCCGCTGCGGCACTGGCGCCCGCGACCTTCAATGTCTCTGACATCCTGCTGGATCAACACGATCTGCTGGCGGCCTACGCAGACCTGACCGGCATCACGCACCCCCTGCCCCCACGCGCCGACCCGTCACAGGTCAGCGTCATGGCCTGCGACCGGCTGCGCGCTTTGGGCTGGCAACCGCGCGGCTTGGCGGGTCTGAGACCCGCGATCGCCGACCTGATCGCCTAGACCAGTTCGCTGTCCCGGACCGGCCCCGGATGCAGGCAAGCCACCTGATGATCGCCACCCTCGGGCTGCGGCACGACCTCGGCGCAATCGGCCTGCGCCCGCGCGCAGCGGGTGCGGAAGACGCAGCCTGACGGCGGCG from Loktanella sp. M215 includes the following:
- a CDS encoding GH36-type glycosyl hydrolase domain-containing protein yields the protein MRVVRDGEGHPAALGIIRRESGAEAGYAGPGTALAQESPVHLVGFAPFAYPARLGANKAALLANYSDILAATRTGELVTPAAEWLIDNHYVVEESFRHLKRDLVPRYYHKLPQVTLDGQGDVPAVLAFAWRYVALGNSDFHTETLTAMARGYQEHRVLTIGEIWAIPAMLRFVLLENLRRISDRVNAARADRVAANTLADRLTPGDGADWPFGPDRPISEAFAAQLLYRLRDGSQAADDALARLEMTLDAQGTDSAQVLQHEHARQSAANVAIGNVIRSMRRLDETNWTTWFEDVSRVDEILRETEDFPRLDRATRNDYRDTIERIAHRSDLSESDVALRAIAMAQDRLVGHLLVGRDAAAFHAACGYRATWRERGLAQVRRADWLGIFVPALVLTIAIAWGVTALLPDTLPWIIEALFFVLSLLTVSEAAMGIVNLVGARLVPVTRLPAYDYDAGIPDDARTLVAVPTLIGDLDSVDDAVRLLELHYLANPDGAVDFALVTDWPDSAQEESSEDRRILDHALAEIDALAARYAHVGRRFYLVHRNRIWNDVDRIWMGWERKRGKLAELNALLLGTGETTFMDISPRPPLGIRYVVTLDSDTRLPRGTIAALVGKMMHPVNMPVTDPDSGIVTAGHALMQPRVTPSLTTGEDASVFQKVFSAGRGMDPYVFTVSDLYQDLLDQGSFTGKGIYDVRAFDAAMSGRFPENTVLSHDLIEGNLARAALATDVQVVEDYPVRYDVDVSRQHRWIRGDWQLLPFILDPRNGIGGLGRLKMVDNLRRSLVPPAWVLSVVLGWLVLPAASVWLWMLTLIVTLFFMPLMTVPLGLVPSQPGVAVGRHLTRIAQDLGARGSEIGLRLIFMAHQASNAVDAIARTIWRLGVTRRHMLEWRTAQQVQAGANRSRRAWWQRMAASPIIGVVAFVLTLLLNPAAWAPAALICFCWIAAPGVAHAVSRSMETEDRLVVSPQEAATLRRVARTTWRYFETFVTEATHHLPPDNYQDDPAPKVAERTSPTNIGLYLLSVLSARDLGWIGQTDALGRIERTVTTLERMERFKGHLFNWYDTRDLSVLHPRYISAVDSGNLAGHLIALSSALRAWADNPSVHAQGNLCGIGDTLAVLVERLAHVPDDRRTLRPMRRRLDQLIEGFGRSHAAYMAEPQLATLRALNLTLIAADIARLAADFHGESDRAETAEVLWWAQALRANCDQIVGDTGEGGLSRSDLIRTVGALAERVRKLAFEMDFAMLLNPEKRLLSIGYRPDSRELDDSCYDLLASEARLASLFAIAKGDVPTAHWLRLGRPVTSIGTHSALLSWSGSMFEYLMPPLVMHERMGGILNGANTQAVRAQMQYGRSLNLPWGVSESAFSARDRDMNYQYYAFGVPHLALKRMQSSDHVVAPYATLMAAQINPAAAVQNLARLDRLGAFGPYGYFDAIDFTATRMPEGQTCVVVRNVMAHHHGMSIVAIANVILDGIHRDRFHADPVIKAAELLLQEKAPREIIPVTRGGELEPRLPDMDGDASTVTMSDSPATDTPMVALLSNGRLSSLVSGTGAGPLWLNDIAITRWRPDPTVDTGGSFLFLRDLASNDWWSATTTPRAAHGETARAVFSDHKAEFAKSAHGIDSLMEVIVATEAMGEGRRLSLRNTTTRSRTIEVTSYGEIVLDRADADIAHPAFSKMFVKTAIRDDGRTITAFRNPRAAGDRVVHMAHLLAGAADRRPAQAETDRRAFIGRGRDLGNAAAFDAGARLGGADGFTLDPIFAIRRQVTIPPGKAVMLTYWTLVAETAEELDHAILHHRQDDIFAHEDRMSWSMSQVQLRHAAISLAEAALFRQAAAGLLWPDARLAIQDAGLRDAVGPQDTLWPMGLSGDHPIMLLRTDDEADLEIVRKAIRLADYLRMHGLQADLVILNERRSSYTQDLQSAIQNMCDMAARAGHLDPARRTVFPVRRDQISDQTYQTLMATARIVLHTRNGKLSEQFARLLVPGESVLPPAIALPAKLPPLHRRTPDFPQEDLRMWNGTGGFSADGLEYVVRMRHGERTPHPWINVIAHEDFGFHVSAGGAAFTWSVNSRDYQITPWSNDPVSNRPGEAILIHDPATGRVISPFAALSDDPHAIHEARHGLGKSTFRVWTDWIEAEAVMTLVPGAPARLTALTLRHRGAQPLRLNVIACVDLVLGNNRGRTAQVIRAGRDAALNAVVGRNAYGTGITGRVTALAASLPLQATTVSRGAYLGRNGNPARPAALLAWPQAGDTGGDPCLAARVAVTVPQNAARQVTFILADAEETEIGDVLDRARAADAVSQALDAAQAEWSDFLGHLQIDTPDPQMNLMVNTWLPYQSLTCRIRARSAFYQASGAYGFRDQLQDTSALILQNPGLARDQILNAASRQFAEGDVQHWWLPRSGAGVRTTISDDVVWLAHITARYVTMTGDRSVLDEALHFVEGATLEDGAHDAFYTPERSAHQAPLYEHCALALELAIKRTGPHGLPLMLGGDWNDGMNRVGEGGQGESVWLGWFLMATLDAFLPLAEARGDSARVTALRDHRASLLAALEGAGWDGAWYRRAYYDDGTPLGSRDSAECRIDSIAQSWAAISGAGDPDRARQALDSVMESLADRDDGLLRLFTPPFEETDREPGYIKGYPPGVRENGGQYTHAATWVVHALGRSGRGTEALAMFDLINPISHTHTPDAVARYRVEPYVVAADVYGAGPRTGRGGWTWYTGSASWLYRAAVEGILGITLVGGDRVAVDPALPDGWDGFSARMVHAGHSHLIEVKRENGRVVVTCDGRTSDDGHWVLGPKEAALA
- a CDS encoding NAD-dependent epimerase/dehydratase family protein; translation: MKIAILGGDGFVGWPTTLHLSDQGHEVHVVDNLSRRWIDAELGVQSLTPMDSIQERCRIWRDLTGRKINFHLLDLAQEYERLKAWLGDHKPDVVIHFAEQRAAPYSMKTDRHKVYTVNNNINATHNLLAALVETGIDAHVIHLGTMGVYGYSSVGAPIPEGYLDVQIDTPTGPKEQEILYPTKPGSVYHMTKSMDQILFQFYAQNDGLRITDLHQGIVWGTHTTQTRMHDQLINRFDYDGDYGTVLNRFLIQAAIGYPLTVHGTGGQTRAFIHIQDSVRCIELAMGDAPKVGDRVRIFNQMTETHRVRDLAKLIADQTGAQVMNLPNPRKEAAENDLIVENAQFLALGLNPTTLAEGLLTEVVEVARKYAHRIDRSRVPAVSAWTRDLADKVERDPEGKKLRAV
- a CDS encoding glycosyltransferase — its product is MGYAYVTLVTNADFALGARALVRSLSLTGTEADLVVMHTGGVAAEALAPLTALGAVLVPVDLLDTSDAFNAAHDRATLHGRVPFTKGNKPAFHTPLDNFAKLRLWQLPYDRVVFLDADTLVLRNCDKLFDYPEFCAAPNVYEGLADFRRMNSGVFTARPDPATFAAMMTVLDAPGAFWPRTDQSFLQAFYPDWHGLPVFYNMLQYVWFAMPALWHWPDIHVLHYQYEKPWQTDHPKAADLAPLIALWQAYAGDGPVPDVATLPGPA
- a CDS encoding NAD-dependent epimerase/dehydratase family protein, translating into MKVALTGATGRVGHAIAAHLVAQGHQVTTLGRSALPGMAHVTWDLSQPPPDLTGQDALVHAAFAHVAGKYRGGEGDDPATFRALNLDGTLRLFQQARDVDVGRILFLSSRAVFDGYPAGTALPDGLPARADSLYGQLKAEAEAWLAAQTGLATASLRATGVYGPGAPGQPHKWADLFAGYAKGRTPPPRVGSEVHAGDLAAAVDLLLSAPAAALAPATFNVSDILLDQHDLLAAYADLTGITHPLPPRADPSQVSVMACDRLRALGWQPRGLAGLRPAIADLIA